The following nucleotide sequence is from Acetivibrio cellulolyticus CD2.
TAGCTCTACCTATGCCAAATTTTATATATGTTGTATAGTAGTGCAGATCGTCAACTTTATCGTCAATACTATTGTACTTGCTGTACGTTCCCGGTGTCCTCTCCGGAGACGGTTCAAAACCTCCATGTTCAACCGAATAATAATAAGCTCCCTGTGGATGCCATTTAAGATAATAACCAAGATAATGAACCTCTACCTTGCTTTTCTCTATTCTATCCGGGTCTGCGGGCATATAAAGCTTAAGATCATTTTCATCTATTCCAAATTCATTCTCAAGATCTCTTATGGAAACACCCGCCAAATATATATTATCTTTATTATCCGACGTAAAGTAATCCCAGTCTCTTTTTGCGCTATTGTTATCAGCCATGGGATTCCCATACTCCGCCTCATTTTCGCCATAAAATACAAGTGGAATATTGAAGTTTAGTGCCAATTTCGGAGCAAGATACTTTTGCCCGAATATGAATGGCTGAAAAGGATGAAATAGATTCTCTGTTGCAAGTCTCGTCAAAAGCCTGTGAACAAGCCCATTAGGAGTACACAGATAATTGTCAAATCCCGAGTGGATCCAAAGCTGAAGATTATTCCACCCCCACGACGTATATATGTGGGGTGCCCATGTGACTGTGAGAGGATGCATTCCGTATTTATATTTTAAAATATGCGCAGCATAAAAACTGTCCTTTCCTCCTGATCCAGGTACAAGACAGTCATATGAATCATCATTCTTGCGGTAGCGGTCACACAGTTCAATTAACTCCCTCTCCCTATGCGTCCAATCAATGCTGTTCATTTTTTCGCCAACAGCCTTGCAAGCATCACAAACCCCTTCGCTATCGAAGTGAATTGTTTCCTTTTTCGTGTCCTTTGTATGCTTATGTTCAGCACATGAATTCGGCCTCTGGTTGGATATGACACAACGCTTGCAAAAGGATACTTCTGTGGGAAGGCCATACTTCGCATCAAGCTTGTCTTCCGGCTTATTAAATTTCTGTAAATCAACCTCAATGTTCCTTTTAAACTTCTCCATGAATATCCCCCGTTTCTATTACATAATCTGCCGGCAAATCCCTGGTAAATCTCATCCCTAAAACTCTAGCCAGGTTTTCCGGTGATATTCCTGTCCCAGGCCTTTTTACCGTAATCATATCTCGGCTTATAACCTGTCCGGCACATACGGCCCTTGCAGTAACCAAAGACTTTCTTGCCGTTTTTGCCATTTCCTCTTCTCCAGGTGCCGGAGCTTTAACTCCGCTGCCCATAGCCTTTTCCACTAACCTAATCGACTCAACCATCTGCTTAAGTTCCTGTGGTTCGATGGATGCCTTGTGATCAGGCCCCTGCATGTTTCTATCCAGTGTAAAATGCTTTTCAACCGCTATCGCTCCCATAGCCACAGCAGCTACCGGTATAGTCAACCCTACCGTATGGTCAGAGTATCCAACTTCCAGGTTAAAAGCATTTTTCATAGTAGAAATTGCATTTAAATTTACCGCTTCAGGTGGTGCAGGATATCTTGATGTACAGTGCATAAGCAAAACATTAGTGTTTTTAGCACCATATATCCAACTGATTGCTTTCTCAATTTCATCAAGATAAGCCATACCGGTCGATAGAATTATTCTTTTGCCTTTTTTAGCAAGGTGTTCAAGCAATGGTTTATTTGTAAGATCTCCTGAAGAAACCTTAAATTCATTGACGCCCAATTCGTCAAGCAAGTCGGCAGAATTTTCATCAAATGGCGTTGATAAAAACTTTATATTTTTTTGATTGCAATATTCTATAAGAGTGATATGCTCACTTCGGCTTAATTCAAGTCTTTTCAGCATCTCGTACTGAGTTTCCGATAGGTTGTCATTATTCTTCTGATAACATGCTTTTTGCGCAGTTCTAGTCACAATTGAATCAGCTCTGAAGGTCTGAAACTTTACAGCATCACACCCAGCATCAACAGCAGCATCTATCAGCTTCTTTGCAAGCTCGATATTTCCATTATGATTAACCCCTGCTTCTGCAATAATATATACGTGCATCAATATTTCCTCTACCTTCTTTGCGTTGTGTTAAGGAATAGCTTAAATATTACTTCCGATTTTTGCAGCATTCCTAAATTCCATTGTGATCTAACTTTGCCTAAAACCACGAAAAGAAGTTTCCCTTTCTTTATAGAGCTTACGTGCGATCTCTTCAGATTTTCTATGCTGCTCACTGTAGTAGTTATCTATCAGTATTTTATTTGCCTCATAAAGAGCATCATAAAACTCCTCATCCGTCATATCTGTAAAATTAACCGTAAGTAAATCGGAATTTAAATGCTTTCTTTCATAAAAATCTTCACAGTCTTTTAACAACCCTTTTTCAATAGCATGGTAATATAAGGGCGATCCTGGATAAGGTGTAACTGGCCTGATAGTTCTCATCTGTGC
It contains:
- a CDS encoding N-acetyl sugar amidotransferase; this translates as MEKFKRNIEVDLQKFNKPEDKLDAKYGLPTEVSFCKRCVISNQRPNSCAEHKHTKDTKKETIHFDSEGVCDACKAVGEKMNSIDWTHRERELIELCDRYRKNDDSYDCLVPGSGGKDSFYAAHILKYKYGMHPLTVTWAPHIYTSWGWNNLQLWIHSGFDNYLCTPNGLVHRLLTRLATENLFHPFQPFIFGQKYLAPKLALNFNIPLVFYGENEAEYGNPMADNNSAKRDWDYFTSDNKDNIYLAGVSIRDLENEFGIDENDLKLYMPADPDRIEKSKVEVHYLGYYLKWHPQGAYYYSVEHGGFEPSPERTPGTYSKYNSIDDKVDDLHYYTTYIKFGIGRATYDAAQEIRHDEITREEGVALVKKFDGEFPERFIDELFEYLSLSEKQYPNASGMFEQPTMNRDYFMHLADRFRSPHLWKMENGIWKLRHTVF
- the neuB gene encoding N-acetylneuraminate synthase, producing the protein MHVYIIAEAGVNHNGNIELAKKLIDAAVDAGCDAVKFQTFRADSIVTRTAQKACYQKNNDNLSETQYEMLKRLELSRSEHITLIEYCNQKNIKFLSTPFDENSADLLDELGVNEFKVSSGDLTNKPLLEHLAKKGKRIILSTGMAYLDEIEKAISWIYGAKNTNVLLMHCTSRYPAPPEAVNLNAISTMKNAFNLEVGYSDHTVGLTIPVAAVAMGAIAVEKHFTLDRNMQGPDHKASIEPQELKQMVESIRLVEKAMGSGVKAPAPGEEEMAKTARKSLVTARAVCAGQVISRDMITVKRPGTGISPENLARVLGMRFTRDLPADYVIETGDIHGEV